One window of Pelomicrobium methylotrophicum genomic DNA carries:
- a CDS encoding DUF4124 domain-containing protein, producing the protein MMRYALFPAVLALWAGPVFADLYKCIDAHGRVQYTDQPAAACLQKGATVKVPPATPPAATAPKSLQEQELEFRKRRAEQAEAEAQAQKEAQLKAQNCEAARANLAVFTQGGRVIRYNAQGEREYLSDEQRAQEIEKWQKEVAQWCGT; encoded by the coding sequence ATGATGAGATACGCACTGTTTCCGGCCGTACTGGCGCTTTGGGCCGGGCCAGTCTTCGCGGATTTGTACAAGTGTATCGATGCCCACGGGCGCGTTCAGTACACGGATCAACCCGCTGCTGCCTGTCTCCAGAAAGGCGCCACGGTGAAGGTGCCGCCGGCCACCCCCCCGGCCGCGACCGCGCCCAAGAGCCTTCAAGAGCAGGAACTGGAGTTCCGGAAGCGCCGCGCCGAGCAGGCGGAAGCGGAAGCTCAGGCCCAGAAAGAAGCCCAGCTCAAGGCCCAGAACTGCGAGGCGGCCCGGGCAAACCTGGCCGTGTTTACGCAAGGCGGTCGCGTGATCCGCTATAACGCCCAAGGAGAGCGGGAGTATCTCAGCGACGAGCAGCGGGCCCAAGAGATAGAAAAATGGCAAAAAGAAGTGGCTCAGTGGTGCGGCACTTGA
- the guaB gene encoding IMP dehydrogenase, protein MRLIEKALTFDDVLLVPAHSTVLPRDVSLVTQLTREIKLNIPLVSAAMDTVTEASLAIAIAQEGGIGIIHKNMTDRAQAQEVLKVKRFESGVVKDPITIPPDMTVRKVLELQREHRISGLPVVEGARVVGIVTNRDLRFETKLDQPVKNIMTPQERLVTVREGAPLEEAMALMHKHRLERVLVVNGNFELRGLITVKDILKSSEHPNACKDALGRLRVGAAIGVGEGSKERAAALVEAGVDVIVVDTAHGHSQAVLDQVRWVKRTFPQVQVIGGNIATAAAAKALVEYGADAVKVGIGPGSICTTRVVAGVGVPQITAIANVAKALQGTGVPLIADGGIRYSGDVAKALAAGAHSVMLGGLFAGTEESPGKIELFQGRSYKTYRGMGSLGAMQQGASDRYFQDAEMNADKLVPEGVEGRVPYKGPVVNVIHQLIGGVRSAMGYCGCATIDELRSKAEFVEITSAGIRESHVHDVQITKEAPNYHVE, encoded by the coding sequence ATGCGCCTCATCGAAAAGGCTCTCACGTTTGATGACGTCCTTCTCGTCCCAGCCCACTCGACCGTCCTCCCGCGCGATGTAAGCCTGGTCACCCAGCTTACGCGGGAGATCAAGCTGAACATTCCCCTGGTGTCCGCCGCCATGGACACCGTGACCGAGGCCAGCCTCGCGATCGCCATCGCGCAGGAGGGGGGCATCGGCATCATCCACAAGAACATGACCGACCGGGCTCAGGCTCAGGAAGTCCTCAAGGTCAAACGGTTCGAAAGCGGCGTGGTCAAGGACCCCATCACCATCCCTCCCGACATGACGGTGCGCAAGGTCCTAGAGCTGCAGCGCGAGCACAGGATCTCGGGGCTGCCCGTGGTGGAAGGTGCCCGCGTCGTGGGCATCGTGACCAACCGGGACCTCCGCTTCGAAACCAAGCTGGACCAGCCCGTGAAAAACATCATGACGCCCCAGGAGCGCCTGGTCACGGTACGCGAAGGCGCCCCCCTTGAGGAGGCGATGGCGCTCATGCACAAGCACCGGCTGGAGCGGGTCCTGGTGGTGAACGGCAACTTCGAATTGCGTGGCCTCATCACCGTGAAGGACATTCTCAAATCCAGCGAGCACCCCAACGCCTGCAAGGACGCGCTGGGGCGGCTGCGGGTGGGGGCGGCCATCGGTGTGGGCGAAGGCAGCAAAGAGCGGGCTGCCGCCTTGGTGGAGGCGGGCGTGGACGTCATCGTCGTGGACACTGCCCACGGCCATTCCCAGGCGGTCCTCGATCAGGTGCGTTGGGTGAAACGCACCTTCCCCCAAGTGCAGGTGATCGGCGGCAACATCGCGACTGCAGCGGCCGCCAAAGCGCTGGTGGAGTACGGCGCGGATGCGGTCAAGGTGGGCATTGGACCAGGGTCGATCTGCACCACCCGCGTCGTGGCCGGGGTCGGCGTGCCTCAGATCACGGCCATCGCCAACGTGGCAAAAGCCCTCCAGGGCACGGGCGTGCCCCTCATCGCTGACGGCGGTATCCGCTATAGCGGGGATGTGGCCAAAGCGCTGGCCGCCGGGGCGCACTCGGTCATGCTGGGGGGGCTGTTCGCTGGCACCGAAGAATCCCCGGGCAAGATCGAGCTTTTCCAAGGCCGCTCGTATAAGACTTACCGGGGCATGGGCTCCCTCGGCGCCATGCAACAAGGCGCGAGCGACCGTTATTTCCAGGATGCTGAGATGAACGCCGATAAACTGGTGCCGGAGGGGGTCGAGGGCCGGGTGCCGTACAAGGGCCCGGTAGTCAACGTGATCCATCAGCTCATCGGCGGGGTGCGCTCGGCGATGGGCTACTGCGGTTGCGCCACCATCGACGAGCTGCGATCCAAGGCGGAATTTGTCGAAATCACCTCAGCCGGGATCCGCGAGTCCCATGTGCACGACGTGCAAATCACCAAGGAGGCGCCGAATTATCATGTGGAGTGA
- the smpB gene encoding SsrA-binding protein SmpB, with protein MNIAQNKKAFHDYFIEERYEAGIALEGWEVKAIRAGRVQLKEAYVVVKKGEVFLVGCHVSALPTISTHVRPDPTRTRKLLLHAEEIKKLIGKVEQRGYTLVPLDMHDRNGRIKLEIGLARGKKQHDKREAERQREWERERQRLLRVK; from the coding sequence ATGAACATCGCCCAGAACAAGAAGGCGTTCCACGACTACTTCATTGAGGAACGCTACGAAGCCGGCATCGCTTTGGAGGGATGGGAGGTGAAGGCGATCCGTGCCGGCCGCGTGCAGCTCAAGGAAGCCTATGTGGTGGTGAAGAAGGGCGAGGTGTTCCTCGTGGGGTGCCACGTGAGCGCGCTGCCCACTATCTCGACCCACGTCCGACCAGACCCCACCCGTACGCGCAAGCTCCTGCTGCATGCCGAGGAGATCAAGAAGCTGATCGGCAAGGTGGAGCAGCGGGGCTACACGCTGGTGCCCCTTGACATGCACGACCGCAACGGCCGCATCAAGCTGGAAATCGGCCTTGCCCGCGGCAAGAAGCAGCACGACAAACGGGAAGCGGAGCGGCAGCGGGAGTGGGAGCGGGAGCGCCAGCGGCTGTTGCGGGTCAAATGA
- a CDS encoding type II toxin-antitoxin system RatA family toxin encodes MAEVQRSVIVPYSAREMYELVDRVELYPEFMPWCGGASETPIDGNRTHATIDIDYHHIRQSFTTENTKRPPELIEMELRHGPFKRLDGHWRFISLGDNACKVEFRLHYEFSHKLLEKLVGPVFHRIAQSFVEAFTRRAEQVYGRR; translated from the coding sequence ATGGCCGAAGTCCAGCGTTCCGTCATCGTGCCGTACTCGGCACGGGAGATGTACGAACTCGTCGATCGGGTAGAGCTTTATCCCGAATTCATGCCGTGGTGCGGCGGCGCTTCCGAAACGCCCATCGACGGTAACAGAACTCATGCCACGATCGATATTGATTACCACCATATCCGCCAGAGCTTTACCACCGAGAACACGAAGCGGCCGCCGGAGTTGATCGAAATGGAACTGAGGCACGGTCCCTTCAAACGGCTCGACGGCCACTGGCGATTCATTTCCTTGGGCGACAACGCGTGCAAGGTGGAGTTTCGCCTCCATTACGAGTTTTCCCACAAGCTGCTCGAAAAGCTGGTGGGACCGGTGTTCCATCGGATCGCCCAAAGCTTCGTCGAAGCCTTCACCCGGCGCGCCGAACAGGTCTACGGCAGACGATGA
- the guaA gene encoding glutamine-hydrolyzing GMP synthase has product MRDRILILDFGSQYTQLIARRVRESHVYCELHPYDVGEQFIRDFAPKGIILSGGPASVCENATPRAPDIVFQLGVPVLGICYGMQTMAAQLGGAVENARVREFGYAEVRARGHSTLLKDIQDRVTAEGHGILDVWMSHGDKVIRLPPGFKVIASNAASPIAGMADETRRFYGLQFHPEVTHTLQGKAIIDRFVHTICGCGTDWNMPDYVEEAVGRIRSEVGKDEVILGLSGGVDSSVAAALIHRAIGEQLTCIFVDTGLLRLNEAQQVMDTFARHLGVKVTLVDASERFMQALAGVTDPEQKRKIIGREFVHVFQEQAAKLKNARWLAQGTIYPDVIESAGAKTKKAHTIKSHHNVGGLPETLHLKLLEPLRELFKDEVRELGLALGLAPEIVFRHPFPGPGLGVRILGEVKREYADMLRQADAIFIEELKASGWYEKTSQAFAVFLPVKSVGVMGDGRTYEYVVALRAVETRDFMTARWAELPHSLLAKISNRIINEVRGVNRVVYDISGKPPATIEWE; this is encoded by the coding sequence GTGCGCGACCGCATTCTGATCCTGGACTTCGGTTCCCAGTATACCCAACTCATCGCGCGGCGGGTTCGGGAAAGCCACGTCTATTGCGAGCTGCATCCCTACGACGTCGGTGAGCAGTTCATCCGCGATTTCGCGCCGAAGGGAATCATCCTTTCCGGTGGTCCGGCTTCAGTGTGCGAGAACGCGACTCCCCGGGCGCCGGACATCGTGTTCCAGCTGGGCGTGCCCGTGCTGGGCATTTGCTACGGCATGCAGACGATGGCGGCCCAGCTCGGGGGCGCGGTGGAGAACGCGAGGGTGCGGGAATTCGGCTACGCCGAAGTGCGGGCCCGCGGCCACTCGACGCTGCTCAAGGATATCCAGGACCGGGTGACTGCGGAAGGCCACGGCATCCTGGACGTATGGATGAGCCACGGCGACAAGGTGATCCGGCTCCCGCCCGGATTCAAGGTGATCGCCAGCAACGCCGCTTCCCCTATCGCTGGCATGGCCGACGAGACGCGGAGGTTCTACGGACTGCAATTTCATCCGGAAGTCACCCACACGCTCCAGGGAAAGGCGATCATCGACCGCTTCGTGCACACCATCTGCGGCTGCGGAACCGACTGGAACATGCCCGATTACGTGGAGGAGGCGGTGGGCCGCATCCGCTCCGAAGTGGGCAAGGATGAGGTCATTCTGGGGCTTTCCGGAGGCGTGGACTCTTCAGTCGCGGCCGCCCTCATCCACCGGGCGATCGGCGAGCAGCTCACCTGCATTTTCGTCGATACCGGTCTCCTGCGGCTGAACGAGGCACAGCAGGTCATGGACACCTTCGCCCGCCACCTGGGCGTGAAGGTGACGCTGGTGGACGCATCGGAGCGGTTCATGCAGGCGCTGGCTGGCGTCACCGATCCCGAGCAGAAGCGCAAAATCATCGGCCGCGAGTTCGTGCATGTGTTCCAGGAGCAGGCGGCGAAATTGAAAAATGCCCGATGGCTCGCGCAGGGTACGATTTATCCCGATGTCATCGAATCGGCGGGGGCGAAAACCAAAAAAGCCCACACCATCAAGTCCCACCACAACGTGGGTGGGTTGCCCGAGACGCTGCACCTTAAGCTGCTGGAGCCCCTGCGGGAGCTGTTCAAGGACGAGGTGCGCGAGCTGGGCCTCGCGCTGGGACTTGCGCCGGAGATCGTCTTCCGCCATCCGTTCCCCGGTCCAGGCTTGGGCGTGCGGATCCTCGGGGAAGTGAAACGCGAATACGCCGACATGCTGCGCCAGGCTGATGCCATCTTTATCGAGGAGCTCAAGGCCTCCGGTTGGTACGAGAAGACGAGCCAGGCGTTCGCCGTGTTTCTGCCTGTCAAGTCGGTCGGCGTCATGGGCGACGGCCGCACCTACGAGTACGTCGTGGCGCTGCGGGCGGTAGAGACTCGCGACTTCATGACCGCCCGCTGGGCGGAGCTTCCCCACAGCCTGCTGGCCAAAATCTCCAACCGCATTATCAACGAGGTGCGGGGCGTGAACCGGGTGGTGTACGACATCTCCGGCAAACCGCCGGCGACCATCGAGTGGGAGTGA
- a CDS encoding RnfH family protein — MSGELTVEVVYALPAIQRLKQLTVPPGTTVQQAIELSGILQDFPEIDLAKNKVGVFGKLTRLDAPLRDRDRIEIYRPLLADPKEVRRRRAKDGPRRKTGI, encoded by the coding sequence ATGAGCGGTGAATTGACGGTGGAAGTGGTCTACGCGCTGCCGGCCATCCAGCGGCTCAAGCAGCTCACCGTGCCGCCGGGCACCACGGTCCAGCAGGCGATCGAGCTTTCCGGGATCCTCCAGGACTTTCCCGAGATCGACTTGGCAAAAAACAAAGTCGGAGTGTTCGGAAAGCTCACGCGGCTCGACGCACCCCTGCGCGACCGGGATCGGATCGAGATCTACCGCCCGTTGCTTGCCGATCCCAAGGAGGTGCGCCGCCGGCGGGCAAAAGACGGGCCTCGCCGTAAGACGGGGATTTGA